The Acidobacteriota bacterium genome contains the following window.
GTGGGCGCGGTTTCAGGGATCAGGACCAGCAGGGGGCTGCGCCAATCGCCGTGGTAACGAGGCCTTCGTGCGCCGATGGATGCCTGACCGCGAGCCCTCGGCGCAACGCTGACGCTGAACGGCGGCGGCCTCACTGGCTCGCCCGTGACCATTGTGGGCGTGATCGGCGACACGCGGTCCATGGGGGAGCGACACCCGCACACGTCCTGAAGTCCACCTGCCGTTTGCGCAAACGCTGATGGGCAATGCGTTGTTCGTCGTGAGCACGGACGCACGCGCAGCCGCCACACTGCCGACGGTCCTGCGCCAGATCGTGGCGCGTCAGCGGCCAGGCCAACTGGTGGACCGCATCGAAAACCTCGAGACCCTGATCGGGTCGCAGGTGGCCCTGCCGAGACTGGGGGCCTGGCTCTTCGGGACGTTTGCCTCGCTCGCGGTCCTGCTCAGCGCGGTGGGCCTGGCGGCCACGCTCGCGTGGTCGGTGGCACAGCGACGCCGCGAGATCGGCATTCGCATGGCGCTTGGCGCGAAACCCGCCGACGTTCGTGCCCTCATCGTCCGCCAGATGCTGGGCATGTCGGTGACGGGCGTGGCGCTCGGACTCCTGGCTGCGGCTGGCACCACACGACTACTGGCCGGCTGGCTCTACGGCGTCACGCCGCGTGACCCGGTGACGTTTGCCGCGTGCGGCGCCTTGATGCTGTCGGTGTCGGCTCTGGCGGCCTACCTGCCGGCGAGACGGGCAACGAGCATCGACCCACTCATCACGCTGCGGGGCGACTAAGAGATGACCGACACCGAGAGAGAGCTCGAATTCCACATCGAGATGCAGACACGCCGGTACATCGAGGCCGGCCTCGACCCGGTGGCGGCACGCGCAAAAGCGGTCCAACGAATGGGCGACCTCAAGGACGCCGCGCAACGCACTGAGGCCATCACCATGACCGAGACACAAAAGACGCACCAGCCCTGGTTGCCGACGATGATGCAGGATGCGCGGTATGCCGTGCGTGTCCTCTCGCGAACACCGCTGTTCACCGCCACAGCCCTGCTGACGCTCGCCATCGGAAGTGGTGCGACAACGGCCATCTTCAGCGTGGTCAATGCGGTGTTGCTGCGCGACCTGCCGTATCCCAACGCGGACCGGACGCTCGTCTTCTACAGCTCCTATCCAAAGACCGATCTTCTGCAGGCCGCCACGTCACCAGAAGAATTCGCCGATGTCCGAAGCCAGGCGCAGGCCTTCGAGCGCCTCGCGGGAATTCGACCCCAGCTGTCAGCGCTCACTGACGACTGCTTGACCACTGACTGCGAGCCGGAACGCGTGAATGCGTACGCCGTATCGCCCGAGTTGTTCGATCTGCTCGGCGTGCTCCCCAGCGCGGGCGCC
Protein-coding sequences here:
- a CDS encoding FtsX-like permease family protein, with amino-acid sequence MGNALFVVSTDARAAATLPTVLRQIVARQRPGQLVDRIENLETLIGSQVALPRLGAWLFGTFASLAVLLSAVGLAATLAWSVAQRRREIGIRMALGAKPADVRALIVRQMLGMSVTGVALGLLAAAGTTRLLAGWLYGVTPRDPVTFAACGALMLSVSALAAYLPARRATSIDPLITLRGD